The following proteins are co-located in the Armatimonadota bacterium genome:
- a CDS encoding V-type ATP synthase subunit A has protein sequence MTTQGTIIKIAGPAVIARGIPGARMYDLVHVGQEGLLGEIIRLDGDTAFIQVYEDTSGLTVGEPVTSTGTPLAVELGPGLLTGIFDGIQRPLASLRAQKGDFLARGAVTEALDRSRRWAFSPDAASGKRVGPGDVIGTVTEFGFEHRVMVPPSFPGGEVTEIRAGEFTVDEVIGRLSDGAELRLMHRWPVRVPRPVARKRDPREPFISGQRIIDVLFPVAMGGAASIPGPFGSGKTVMQQTLAKWSNADVIIYVGCGERGNEMTHVLDEFPELEDPRTGRPLMERTVIIANTSNMPVAAREASVYTGITMAEYWRDQGYKVAVMADSTSRWAEAMREISSRLEEMPAEEGYPPYLSSRLAAFYERAGRAVCLGQPERDGSVTVVGAVSPPGGDLSEPVTQATLRITGTFWSLDAGLANRRHFPAIHWLRSYSLYTPLFKEWYREHMPEDFETLRDRASALLQREAELQEIVQLVGPDALQDDQRLVIEVGKMLREDFLQQSSFSETDAHCPMDKACGMLRAILMFYDMAGAALRSDVPMDEILNLKQVEEIARLKEMPKDEFGSYIESWIAKLPEVFRAKAPAGGA, from the coding sequence AAGATCGCCGGGCCGGCGGTCATCGCCAGGGGGATTCCCGGAGCGCGCATGTACGATCTGGTACATGTGGGTCAGGAGGGCCTGCTGGGAGAGATCATCCGCCTCGACGGGGACACCGCGTTCATCCAGGTATACGAGGACACCTCGGGCCTGACCGTCGGTGAGCCCGTCACGAGCACCGGCACACCGCTGGCCGTCGAGCTCGGCCCCGGGTTGCTGACCGGCATCTTCGACGGGATCCAGCGGCCGCTCGCCAGCCTCCGTGCCCAGAAGGGCGACTTCCTCGCGCGCGGCGCCGTCACCGAAGCGCTCGATCGCTCGCGGCGGTGGGCTTTCTCGCCGGACGCCGCGTCCGGGAAGCGGGTGGGCCCAGGCGACGTGATCGGCACCGTGACGGAGTTCGGGTTTGAGCACCGCGTCATGGTGCCGCCGTCTTTCCCTGGCGGCGAGGTCACCGAGATCCGGGCGGGTGAGTTCACGGTGGACGAAGTGATCGGACGGCTCTCGGATGGCGCCGAGCTGCGCCTGATGCACCGCTGGCCGGTGCGGGTGCCGCGGCCCGTGGCACGGAAGCGCGATCCACGCGAGCCGTTCATCTCGGGGCAGCGCATCATTGACGTGCTGTTTCCTGTGGCAATGGGCGGGGCGGCCTCGATCCCAGGCCCGTTCGGTTCCGGCAAGACCGTCATGCAGCAGACGCTGGCCAAGTGGTCGAACGCCGACGTCATCATCTACGTGGGTTGCGGCGAGCGTGGCAACGAGATGACCCACGTGCTGGACGAATTCCCCGAGCTGGAGGATCCGCGCACCGGACGGCCCCTGATGGAGCGCACCGTGATCATCGCCAACACCTCCAACATGCCGGTGGCGGCGCGTGAGGCCTCGGTCTACACCGGCATCACCATGGCCGAGTACTGGCGCGACCAAGGGTACAAGGTGGCGGTGATGGCGGACTCGACCAGCCGCTGGGCCGAGGCGATGCGCGAGATCTCCTCGCGGCTGGAGGAGATGCCCGCCGAGGAGGGCTACCCGCCATACCTGTCCAGCCGGCTGGCCGCCTTCTACGAGCGGGCCGGCCGCGCGGTCTGCCTGGGGCAACCCGAGCGGGATGGCTCGGTGACGGTTGTGGGCGCGGTCTCTCCGCCTGGCGGCGACCTTTCCGAGCCGGTGACGCAGGCGACGCTGCGCATCACCGGGACGTTCTGGTCGCTGGACGCCGGGCTCGCCAACCGGAGGCACTTCCCGGCGATCCACTGGCTGCGGTCGTACAGCCTCTACACCCCGTTGTTCAAGGAATGGTACCGGGAGCACATGCCTGAGGATTTCGAAACGCTGCGCGACAGGGCCTCGGCGCTGCTCCAGCGGGAGGCGGAGTTGCAGGAGATCGTGCAGCTTGTTGGTCCCGATGCGCTGCAGGACGACCAGCGGCTGGTGATCGAGGTCGGCAAGATGCTGCGCGAGGATTTCCTGCAGCAGTCCTCGTTCTCTGAGACCGACGCCCACTGTCCGATGGACAAAGCCTGCGGGATGTTGAGGGCGATCCTGATGTTCTACGACATGGCGGGCGCGGCCCTTCGGAGCGACGTTCCGATGGACGAGATTCTCAACCTCAAGCAAGTAGAGGAGATCGCCCGCCTGAAGGAAATGCCCAAGGACGAGTTCGGGTCCTACATCGAGTCCTGGATTGCGAAGCTGCCCGAGGTCTTCAGGGCGAAGGCTCCAGCAGGAGGTGCGTAG